A DNA window from Brassica napus cultivar Da-Ae chromosome C1, Da-Ae, whole genome shotgun sequence contains the following coding sequences:
- the LOC106417747 gene encoding RING-H2 finger protein ATL72-like yields MARVLLEPQADAPADANPKARTGFNDTYFDTNMVIILAALLCALICALSLNSALRCVLRITSRFTSEQDGAASNANANPGRLTATTGLKKRALKQIPVGLYGSGIINMKATECLICLGDFVEGEKVRVLPKCNHGFHVRCIDTWLLSRDSCPTCRQSLILEQPSPMGGSSRRDDDVAVSVVGT; encoded by the coding sequence ATGGCTCGCGTGTTACTTGAGCCGCAAGCAGACGCACCGGCCGACGCAAACCCTAAAGCCAGAACAGGCTTTAACGACACCTACTTCGACACTAACATGGTCATAATTCTAGCTGCTCTACTCTGTGCTCTGATATGTGCTCTAAGCCTCAACTCTGCCTTGCGATGTGTGCTACGCATCACAAGCAGATTCACATCGGAGCAAGACGGAGCCGCTTCAAACGCAAACGCAAATCCTGGACGTTTAACGGCTACCACGGGGCTCAAGAAACGGGCGCTGAAACAAATCCCCGTGGGATTGTACGGATCAGGGATCATTAACATGAAAGCTACAGAGTGTTTGATCTGTCTCGGGGATTTCGTGGAAGGAGAGAAAGTTAGGGTTTTGCCAAAATGTAACCATGGCTTTCACGTGAGGTGCATCGACACTTGGTTGCTTTCACGTGACTCTTGTCCCACTTGCAGACAATCTCTTATCCTTGAGCAACCGTCGCCGATGGGTGGTAGTTCTCGCCGGGATGATGACGTGGCAGTTTCTGTCGTAGGGACATAA
- the LOC106418079 gene encoding mannan endo-1,4-beta-mannosidase 3-like yields MKCLCLVAFLAIVITQSYNDLGVEAASGDGFVSRKGVQFILDGKPFYANGFNAYWLTYEATDPATRFNITYAFQNATSRGLTVARTWGFRDGGYRALQTAPGRYDELTFQGLDFAIAEAKRLGIKMIITFVNNYSDFGGRKQYVEWAKSQGQVANSEDDFYTNPLVKQFFKNHVKTMVDRVNTFTKIAYKDEPTIMAWELMNEPQCKADPSGKTLTAWIGEMATYVKSLDSKHLLSTGLEGFYGDSSPQRKASLNPVAANVLGTDFIANHFFDAIDFASIHSYPDLWFPNLNETSRLEFLRKWLEGHMEDAQNILKKPLILGEFGKPSNTPGYTLAQRDAVFNATFDTIYASAEKGGPIAGALFWHLISGGMTNFEDPLSIVLSDNTSSVNIIGQQSRKLGLIGGRGKLSHKIKI; encoded by the exons atgaagtgtttgTGTTTGGTTGCGTTTCTAGCAATTGTGATCACACAAAGCTATAACGATCTAGGAGTAGAAGCAGCGTCGGGAGATGGTTTCGTGAGCAGGAAAGGCGTCCAGTTTATTCTCGACGGGAAACCGTTTTACGCCAATGGATTCAATGCCTACTGGCTCACGTACGAAGCCACCGATCCGGCCACAAGGTTTAACATCACCTACGCCTTTCAAAACGCGACCAGTCGCGGTCTGACCGTCGCACGCACATGGGGTTTCCGAGATGGCGGTTACCGTGCTCTCCAAACCGCCCCTGGTCGCTACGATGAACTAACGTTTCAG GGTTTGGATTTTGCGATAGCCGAAGCAAAAAGACTGGGTATAAAAATGATAATCACCTTTGTCAATAACTATTCCGACTTCGGAGGAAGGAAACAATACGTGGAGTGGGCTAAAAGTCAAGGCCAAGTCGCAAATTCAGAAGACGATTTCTACACAAACCCTCTTGTTAAACAGTTCTTCAAGAACCACGTCAAG ACCATGGTGGACAGAGTGAATACATTTACCAAAATTGCATACAAAGATGAACCAACCATTATGGCTTGGGAGCTCATGAACGAACCCCAATGCAAAGCAGATCCAAGTGGAAAAACCCTGACGGCTTGGATTGGTGAAATGGCTACTTACGTGAAATCACTTGATTCAAAACATCTCCTCTCTACCGGTCTTGAAGGCTTCTATGGTGACTCTTCTCCTCAAAGAAAAGCTTCTTTGAATCCAGTTGCAGCCAACGTTCTTGGAACCGATTTCATCGCTAATCACTTTTTCGACGCCATTGATTTCGCATCGATTCACTCTTACCCTGACTTAtg gtttccaAACCTAAATGAGACTTCTCGATTggaatttttaagaaaatggcTTGAAGGCCACATGGAAGATGCACAAAACATTCTTAAAAAACCTCTAATCCTAGGAGAATTCGGGAAACCATCGAATACACCAGGCTATACTCTAGCTCAGAGAGATGCCGTCTTTAATGCAACGTTCGACACCATTTACGCGTCTGCGGAAAAGGGCGGTCCAATCGCAGGTGCATTGTTTTGGCACCTTATTAGCGGCGGTATGACCAATTTTGAAGACCCCCTCTCCATTGTACTCAGTGACAACACCTCGTCGGTTAATATTATTGGGCAGCAGTCACGAAAGTTGGGCTTGATTGGTGGAAGAGGAAAACTAAgtcacaaaatcaaaatctag
- the LOC106418415 gene encoding reticulon-like protein B16: MDSSSDNEGDYDGRNEEGSTSDYRLLGRQVTVHQFMGGGKAADLLLWRKRNHSLGVIVLSTVAWLIFEFSGLPFLSVSSDVLLIVVILSFVLAQASGFRSRHVNSLPELVLSEEMVNSAAASFRVKLNHLLVMAHDVTVGNDFRLFFKVVICLWLLSAIGCYISFCTLVYIGTILSVTIPALYSKYQSKVDKCCGLIHRQFSHHYKLVDENVISRLSWSFSKDKDS, from the exons ATGGATAGTTCGAGTGACAACGAGGGTGATTACGACGGAAGAAACGAAGAGGGATCTACGTCGGATTATCGATTGCTGGGTCGGCAAGTTACGGTTCATCAATTCATGGGCGGTGGCAAAG CTGCTGACTTACTCTTATGGAGGAAGAGAAACCATTCGTTGGGGGTCATCGTTCTATCAACCGTAGCTTGGCTTATATTCGAGTTTTCCGGATTGCCTTTCTTATCTGTTTCTTCAGATGTCTTACTGATCGTTGTCATACTATCATTCGTCCTTGCCCAGGCTTCTGGTTTTAGGAGCAG ACATGTGAATTCGTTACCAGAGCTTGTTCTATCCGAGGAAATGGTTAATAGTGCCGCAGCTTCCTTCCGTGTCAAACTTAATCACTTGCTTGTAATGGCTCATGATGTCACAGTTGGCAACGATTTTCGCCTCTTCTTCAAG GTGGTGATTTGTCTGTGGCTTCTTTCTGCCATTGGTTGCTATATTTCTTTCTGCACTCTTGTTTATATCG GGACTATCCTCTCTGTAACAATACCGGCTTTGTACAGCAAATATCAAAGCAAAGTAGACAAGTGTTGCGGTTTGATTCACAGGCAGTTTTCTCATCACTACAAGTTAGTTGACGAAAATGTTATAAGCAGACTCTCATGGAGCTTTTCCAAGGATAAAGATTCCTGA
- the LOC106418414 gene encoding superoxide dismutase [Mn] 1, mitochondrial-like, whose protein sequence is MAIRSVASRKTLAGLKETSSRLLGLRSIQTFTLPDLPYDYSALEPAISGEIMQIHHQKHHQAYVTNYNNALEQLDQAVNKGDASGVVKLQSAIKFNGGGHVNHSIFWKNLAPVKEGGGEPPKGALGYAIDTHFGSLEGLVKKMSAEGAALQGSGWVWLGLDKELKKLVVDTTANQDPLVTKGGSLVPLVGIDVWEHAYYLQYKNVRPEYLKNVWKVVNWKYASEVYKECK, encoded by the exons ATGGCGATTCGTTCCGTAGCCAGCAGAAAAACCCTAGCGGGCCTAAAGGAGACATCTTCGAGGCTTCTTGGTCTCCGATCAATCCAGACCTTCACGCTTCCTGATCTCCCCTATGATTACAGCGCCTTGGAGCCGGCGATCAGCGGCGAGATCATGCAGATCCATCACCAGAAGCATCACCAGGCGTACGTCACTAATTACAACAATGCCCTCGAGCAGCTGGATCAGGCCGTCAACAAGGGAGACGCTTCCGGCGTCGTTAAGTTGCAGAGCGCCATCAAGTTCAACGGCGGAG GTCATGTGAACCACTCTATTTTCTGGAAGAATCTTGCTCCTGTCAAG GAAGGTGGGGGAGAGCCACCAAAGGGAGCTCTTGGCTACGCCATTGACACTCATTTTGGCTCCCTTGAAGGTTTGGTGAAGAAGATGAGTGCTGAAGGTGCTGCTCTGCAAGGGTCAGGATGGGTG TGGCTCGGTTTAGACAAAGAGCTTAAGAAGCTTGTGGTTGACACAACCGCCAATCAG GATCCACTTGTGACAAAAGGAGGAAGCTTGGTTCCTCTGGTGGGTATTGATGTTTGGGAGCACGCCTACTATTTACAG TACAAGAATGTGAGGCCGGAGTATCTGAAGAACGTGTGGAAAGTGGTCAACTGGAAATATGCAAGCGAAGTTTATAAGGAGTGCAAGTGA